Proteins encoded together in one candidate division WOR-3 bacterium window:
- the rpsL gene encoding 30S ribosomal protein S12: protein MPTINQLVRKPRKQLRARSKSPALKGCPQRRGVCVRVYTTTPKKPNSALRKVCKVRLTSGYEVTAYIPGEGHNLQEHSIVLVRGGRVKDLPGVRYHVVRGVYDCGGVEGRRQARSQYGVKKPKGQAG, encoded by the coding sequence ATGCCGACGATTAATCAACTGGTGCGGAAACCCCGCAAGCAGTTACGCGCCCGCTCCAAGAGCCCGGCTTTGAAGGGGTGTCCGCAGCGGCGCGGCGTCTGCGTGCGGGTATACACTACGACACCCAAAAAGCCCAATTCGGCGCTGCGCAAGGTGTGTAAGGTGAGATTGACATCGGGTTATGAGGTTACCGCTTACATTCCGGGTGAGGGGCATAACCTGCAGGAGCACTCGATTGTGCTCGTGCGGGGTGGCCGAGTAAAAGACCTACCTGGTGTGCGGTATCATGTGGTGCGCGGGGTTTACGACTGTGGCGGTGTTGAAGGAAGACGGCAGGCACGCAGTCAGTACGGAGTCAAGAAGCCCAAGGGACAGGCGGGATAG
- a CDS encoding SLC13 family permease yields MSLIANYLKPELVFDLERVDTPADLFIVVAEKLARFGVEPKTAISALVQREEAGSTGIGHGVALPHAIIPSNIPGPLLAFIRVRKGVNWHAVDSQPVKLICLIVAGENQRPEYLKLLAEISRIVAQPHLRQRLLKAKDVLALRKLLIQEPAPGFFARYHKALILVGAIVGTYFLSRFFFPALKLPATDIYEKLGYIKFNYEPWLMREALAAAIFLGMILGTIFFWRYRVALAATSIALLLLLRVMDIESAVEYMSIPTVIFIMAMMALIKWLENIGVFRTVVARVAQQVGNSPALMLIVLMLFSIILSGFAGEVSGILVTFGLALEIARRSKSSPLPYLLSLVFATNVGSALTLVGNPIGVYIAFAGGLTFENFLRWATPVSLIVGLVTIFLCVLLFRHLLSKPKESISPAFTVEANPAEVRFGILVFLVLILLIVLHARIETWLRLGEGTMLVAAPIAALAFVIFTEQERGKILIERGVDWWTILFFMFLFANAACLEHTGVTTKLGYLILKVAEKLPVTRWMGSSGLTGSSLILMLWFSGISSGFVDNMPIVAALVPIVKTLVQIGLPHASILWWSLLLGGCYGGNLTMIGSSANLVAVGAYEKATGQSLKFADWIATGAIVTLITLVIATILLLFQTSLSP; encoded by the coding sequence ATGTCCCTGATTGCCAATTACCTGAAACCGGAGCTCGTTTTTGACCTGGAACGGGTCGATACGCCGGCTGATCTTTTCATCGTTGTTGCTGAAAAACTGGCTCGTTTTGGTGTCGAACCGAAAACAGCAATTTCGGCACTTGTCCAGCGGGAAGAAGCAGGTTCAACCGGCATCGGTCACGGTGTCGCATTACCCCATGCGATAATTCCCAGTAATATACCGGGACCGCTTCTCGCCTTCATCCGGGTGCGCAAAGGTGTAAACTGGCACGCCGTCGACTCCCAGCCGGTGAAACTCATCTGCCTCATTGTCGCCGGGGAAAATCAGCGACCCGAATATCTAAAACTCCTTGCCGAAATCAGCCGCATTGTTGCTCAACCTCACCTTCGCCAAAGGCTACTCAAAGCAAAAGATGTCCTCGCTTTAAGAAAACTCCTTATCCAGGAACCGGCCCCGGGCTTCTTTGCCCGGTATCATAAGGCATTAATCCTTGTTGGAGCAATTGTCGGCACCTATTTTCTCAGCCGATTTTTCTTCCCCGCATTGAAACTGCCCGCAACGGACATTTACGAAAAACTGGGGTACATCAAATTTAATTATGAACCCTGGCTCATGCGCGAAGCGCTCGCCGCTGCCATTTTCCTCGGGATGATCCTCGGCACGATCTTCTTCTGGCGCTACCGCGTTGCCCTGGCGGCAACGAGCATCGCTTTACTTTTGCTACTGAGAGTAATGGACATCGAAAGTGCTGTGGAATACATGTCCATTCCCACTGTCATCTTCATTATGGCGATGATGGCTTTAATTAAATGGTTAGAAAATATCGGCGTCTTCCGGACCGTTGTTGCCCGTGTTGCGCAGCAGGTAGGAAACTCACCAGCATTGATGCTTATCGTACTGATGCTTTTCTCAATCATCCTCTCCGGATTTGCTGGAGAAGTGTCTGGTATCCTTGTAACCTTTGGGCTGGCACTGGAAATCGCACGCCGCAGCAAAAGTTCTCCTTTACCATACCTGCTTTCCCTCGTCTTTGCCACCAATGTTGGCTCGGCATTGACACTGGTTGGTAACCCGATTGGGGTCTATATTGCATTTGCCGGCGGTCTCACATTTGAAAACTTTCTGCGCTGGGCAACGCCGGTATCACTAATCGTTGGTCTGGTAACGATATTTCTCTGCGTTTTACTCTTCCGACATCTTCTATCTAAACCAAAAGAGAGTATCTCACCGGCATTCACCGTTGAAGCAAACCCAGCAGAGGTGCGATTTGGTATTTTGGTCTTCTTAGTGCTAATTTTGCTCATTGTCCTGCACGCCCGGATTGAAACCTGGCTGCGCCTTGGTGAAGGGACAATGCTCGTCGCCGCGCCGATTGCCGCCCTTGCCTTTGTCATATTTACTGAACAGGAACGCGGGAAAATATTGATTGAACGCGGTGTTGACTGGTGGACAATCCTTTTCTTTATGTTTCTCTTCGCCAATGCCGCCTGCCTTGAACACACCGGAGTCACCACCAAGTTGGGTTATCTCATCCTCAAGGTCGCGGAAAAACTGCCTGTCACCCGCTGGATGGGCTCATCGGGTTTAACCGGTTCCAGTCTTATCCTGATGCTTTGGTTTTCCGGAATCAGCTCCGGTTTTGTTGACAATATGCCAATTGTCGCTGCTCTTGTGCCGATTGTCAAAACTTTGGTCCAGATTGGTCTGCCCCACGCTTCAATTCTCTGGTGGAGCCTCTTGCTCGGCGGTTGCTACGGTGGAAACCTGACGATGATTGGCTCCAGTGCCAATCTGGTTGCCGTGGGTGCATATGAAAAAGCAACCGGTCAGTCACTCAAGTTTGCCGATTGGATTGCTACCGGTGCGATTGTCACCCTGATTACCCTGGTAATTGCCACCATCCTGCTTCTCTTTCAGACTTCTCTCTCTCCCTGA
- a CDS encoding tetratricopeptide repeat protein, with the protein MKKKGINKGGKPRAAIHTALPSAVGQPVNFSSLLPLVPVLLTLIIRILFILEVRHLPFSWVSPYVVDSWAYHRWALEIVNGDFWGSEVFFLRPIYPYLLALLYKLFGPKVLIVQVFQALLATASSFLLYRCTEKIFNRSAAFVAGIGFALCGVLTFYTGALLYVEITIFFSLLTLYLFTATRFPLPTYRLVFAGITFGLLVICRPELLLLAPLLLIYLWQNKTSLKGVALFSLISLLTIGIVPLRNFAVARDPVFFTAHSGINFYYGNNPSADGTWQSPPELSTGLGFSHERLKKVAKVVEGKELTWSRASSYWTKKGVNYILTHPLKWLQLLLRKFLLFWSNYEIPNNYYPETVRPFSRVLKIAFINYGVVAALGIIGMFLARRNRRALPVYLFVLGYLGSALIFYVLSRLRAPVIPFLLMFTGSAVTEIYQLLRHAPKRRVGIVSLGIAALIYFATNLIPVNRNPYSAQAWTQLGNIYLERHRTSSAIEALNRALQFDQDNAAARYSLILAYASVRRVPEAEREFFTLTQNNPDALELHHLAAARIAIATRDFSRAIEHYHAALEHDPNNPETLYLLGMVFISINKLDSAEFYLERATLLDPWHDAARNALAMLRTKR; encoded by the coding sequence ATGAAGAAAAAGGGCATTAACAAAGGGGGCAAGCCCCGGGCTGCTATCCATACCGCTCTCCCTTCTGCGGTTGGTCAACCCGTCAATTTTTCCTCCCTACTGCCTTTGGTCCCGGTGCTCCTCACCCTCATTATCCGCATTCTGTTCATCCTTGAAGTACGCCATCTTCCATTTTCCTGGGTATCGCCTTATGTTGTGGACTCCTGGGCTTATCATCGCTGGGCGCTGGAAATTGTAAACGGCGATTTCTGGGGCTCAGAAGTCTTCTTCCTCCGACCCATCTATCCTTACCTGCTCGCTCTCCTCTATAAACTTTTTGGACCGAAAGTGCTCATCGTTCAGGTGTTCCAGGCCCTCCTCGCTACCGCATCCAGTTTCCTGCTTTACCGCTGTACCGAAAAAATCTTTAACCGGTCTGCCGCTTTTGTTGCCGGCATCGGTTTCGCTCTGTGTGGAGTGCTAACTTTTTATACCGGCGCCCTGCTCTATGTCGAAATCACGATATTTTTCAGTCTCCTTACGCTGTATCTCTTTACCGCTACCCGCTTCCCATTACCCACTTACCGCCTCGTTTTTGCCGGCATAACCTTTGGACTGCTGGTCATCTGCCGACCGGAACTTTTGCTCCTTGCGCCTCTTTTACTGATTTATCTTTGGCAGAATAAAACCTCGCTCAAAGGCGTTGCTCTGTTCAGCCTGATTTCGCTGCTGACGATTGGCATCGTGCCCCTGCGGAACTTTGCAGTCGCCCGCGACCCGGTTTTCTTTACCGCCCACTCCGGCATCAACTTTTACTACGGCAACAACCCTTCGGCGGACGGTACCTGGCAATCCCCGCCCGAACTTTCCACCGGATTGGGTTTCTCCCACGAACGGCTAAAGAAAGTCGCCAAAGTAGTCGAAGGCAAAGAGTTAACCTGGTCCCGGGCTTCAAGTTACTGGACAAAAAAGGGGGTAAACTACATTCTCACCCACCCCCTGAAATGGCTCCAACTGCTCCTCAGAAAGTTTCTGCTATTCTGGAGCAACTACGAAATCCCCAATAACTACTACCCGGAAACGGTGCGCCCATTTTCCCGTGTATTAAAAATCGCCTTTATCAATTACGGCGTGGTCGCGGCACTGGGCATTATCGGTATGTTTTTAGCAAGACGTAACCGCCGGGCTTTGCCAGTTTATCTTTTCGTTCTTGGCTATCTCGGTTCCGCACTAATTTTTTATGTCCTGTCCCGGTTACGCGCCCCGGTTATCCCATTCCTGTTGATGTTTACCGGTTCTGCTGTTACAGAGATTTACCAACTTCTACGCCATGCGCCGAAAAGAAGGGTCGGTATTGTCAGCCTTGGTATCGCTGCCCTCATCTATTTCGCTACCAACCTTATCCCGGTTAACCGCAACCCTTATTCGGCGCAAGCCTGGACCCAACTGGGTAACATCTACCTTGAGAGACACCGCACCTCTTCAGCAATTGAGGCGCTCAATCGTGCCCTCCAGTTTGACCAAGACAACGCCGCTGCCCGCTACAGCCTGATTCTCGCCTACGCCAGCGTGCGCCGTGTCCCCGAAGCAGAAAGGGAATTTTTCACCCTCACCCAAAACAACCCCGATGCTTTGGAATTACACCATCTTGCCGCTGCTCGCATCGCAATTGCCACCCGTGATTTCAGCCGCGCCATCGAGCATTATCATGCCGCACTGGAACACGACCCGAACAATCCAGAGACGTTGTATCTACTGGGAATGGTCTTCATCAGTATTAACAAACTGGACAGCGCCGAATTTTACCTTGAACGGGCAACGCTTCTTGACCCCTGGCACGATGCCGCCCGAAATGCGCTGGCAATGTTAAGGACAAAAAGATGA
- a CDS encoding SLC13 family permease — MIKLERFFFHNLALDIAGTTNQEEIFRLAAARLAGDGVIADAATLVKELKERETLGSTGVGSGIALPHVISPTVLKPAIIVFRLEKPLEWHAIDHEPVQLIVLLVAPEKDRNLYLALLAEVARSLNTPHIRTAALKAKDAHTASKIISQPPHQGFFKRNRRLIFFFGLVLSVFIVARTVLPLIRLPESGIYQELGYLHFNNPEWLFRQELTITLFLAMIFGTLLFWRFRVAIAAAALGILLLAGVMDLERTVKFMSIPTILFIMAMMVIVRWLQNIGVFRFVVVKAVEKVKGVPWLLLLLLMGFSVLLGGFADEVSAILVTFGLALEISRRTRAPLVPFLLSLVFATNVGSALTLVGNPIGVYIAFAGGLSFEDFFRWATPVSAITAVIIALLCLVLYRRHFFGTRYQIDPADLERSTGTIDRAKLHTGIITFIITVILIALHRRFEIWLGLGEGTALVAVALAVTGFVVFYEQEKGRVLVERGIDWWTLLYFMFLFANAACLEYTGVTTKLGYLVLRFSETIAGTNAVGGSMTTTSVALLLWFSGIASGFVDNLPIVAALTPVVKDLTRFGLPHASILWWALLFGGCFGGNLTVIGSTANLVAVGAFERTSGQHIRFGEWIRVGAIVTAAALLVATVALFIQIPMAP; from the coding sequence GTGATTAAACTAGAGCGATTTTTCTTTCACAACCTGGCGCTGGACATAGCCGGCACCACCAACCAGGAAGAGATTTTTCGCCTCGCCGCCGCACGACTGGCGGGCGATGGTGTCATTGCCGATGCCGCCACCCTGGTTAAAGAGTTAAAAGAACGGGAAACTCTCGGCTCAACCGGTGTTGGTTCGGGTATTGCTCTTCCCCATGTGATAAGTCCCACCGTTCTAAAACCGGCAATTATCGTATTTCGGCTCGAGAAACCGCTGGAATGGCACGCCATCGACCACGAACCGGTGCAACTGATTGTCCTGCTCGTTGCCCCGGAAAAAGACCGTAACCTCTACCTTGCCCTTCTGGCTGAGGTCGCCCGTTCCTTAAACACTCCCCACATTCGCACCGCTGCCTTGAAAGCAAAAGACGCTCATACCGCCTCCAAGATTATTTCCCAGCCACCCCATCAGGGTTTTTTCAAACGCAACCGACGCCTGATTTTTTTCTTTGGTTTAGTCCTTTCGGTCTTTATCGTCGCCCGAACTGTTTTACCGTTAATCCGGTTGCCCGAATCCGGAATTTACCAGGAACTGGGCTATCTCCATTTCAACAATCCCGAATGGCTTTTCCGGCAGGAACTGACTATCACCCTTTTCCTGGCGATGATTTTTGGTACCTTGCTCTTCTGGCGGTTCCGCGTGGCAATCGCTGCCGCGGCACTGGGTATCTTACTCCTCGCTGGCGTAATGGATTTGGAACGGACGGTAAAGTTTATGTCGATTCCAACCATTCTCTTCATAATGGCGATGATGGTCATCGTCCGCTGGCTCCAGAATATCGGGGTCTTCCGTTTTGTCGTTGTCAAAGCGGTGGAAAAGGTCAAGGGTGTACCCTGGCTTTTACTTCTCCTTTTGATGGGCTTTTCGGTACTTCTGGGTGGTTTTGCCGATGAGGTTTCGGCAATCCTTGTCACCTTTGGTCTGGCACTGGAAATTTCCCGCCGCACCCGTGCCCCGCTCGTGCCTTTCCTCCTCTCGCTCGTTTTTGCCACCAATGTTGGCTCGGCATTGACACTGGTTGGTAACCCGATTGGGGTTTACATCGCCTTTGCCGGGGGGTTAAGTTTTGAAGACTTTTTCCGCTGGGCAACACCGGTTTCGGCAATCACCGCGGTGATTATCGCTCTCCTCTGCCTCGTGCTTTATCGGCGCCACTTCTTTGGCACCCGATATCAAATCGACCCGGCAGATCTGGAAAGGTCGACTGGCACCATCGACCGGGCAAAACTCCACACCGGTATCATCACATTCATCATCACCGTTATTCTGATCGCCCTGCATCGTCGGTTTGAAATCTGGCTCGGCCTTGGGGAAGGTACTGCGCTGGTTGCCGTCGCGCTTGCCGTTACCGGTTTTGTGGTTTTTTACGAACAAGAAAAGGGGAGGGTTCTCGTAGAAAGAGGGATTGACTGGTGGACTTTACTTTACTTTATGTTTCTTTTCGCCAATGCCGCCTGCCTTGAATACACCGGCGTGACGACTAAACTGGGTTATCTGGTTTTACGTTTTTCGGAAACTATTGCCGGCACCAATGCGGTTGGTGGTAGCATGACCACAACAAGCGTTGCTCTGCTTCTGTGGTTTTCCGGCATCGCCTCAGGTTTCGTCGACAACCTACCAATTGTTGCCGCTCTGACACCGGTAGTAAAAGACCTGACCCGATTCGGTTTGCCCCACGCCTCAATCCTGTGGTGGGCTTTGTTGTTTGGCGGTTGTTTTGGCGGCAATCTGACTGTAATTGGTTCAACCGCCAACCTCGTGGCGGTTGGTGCGTTTGAACGGACAAGCGGTCAACACATCCGCTTTGGCGAATGGATTCGGGTTGGCGCAATCGTTACCGCCGCCGCCCTCCTCGTTGCCACAGTCGCTCTCTTTATCCAGATTCCAATGGCACCATAA
- the recJ gene encoding single-stranded-DNA-specific exonuclease RecJ codes for MAAIVPNHHWQITSPSPDAVEPLAAAAQVPPLIAQLLYQRGCRTPEAIDEFLNPSASRLHRPETLPDIARATERIIAALEKKEPILVYGDYDVDGVCGTALLVSALKNLGGEVRAYLPHRASEGYGVSFAGIEFARNHNIRLIITNDCGSSDIEALNLARAAKIDVIVTDHHEIGPQPPPVLAFVNPKRPDSRYPFRELAGSGVAFKLAWHLLSTLGRSKEELIALLDLAGLGTIADVVPLIGENRLIARLGLIALNQTTRPGIRMLIESSRLKSKVLTARDIGFVLAPRINAAGRVGHARTALELLLTEDETRARTIARELEILNRTRQALEDQIINEASTFIEAEKMAENRVLVLAQPGWNEGVIGIVAARLVERFWRPCIMIALKKEIGKGSGRSVTGFNLYEALHHCSEHLVAYGGHRYAAGLKILPERVPDLRTALNRFAAELPEEIFQPTLHIEAVASLNEVDENLLSLLARFEPFGPENPEPVFASLGLEVVGYPRRVGRDKAHLKFRVRSGNKVLDAIAWQRSDELLNLEIGKPGHLDICYTVTRDSYAGRTKVQLNIIDLRTK; via the coding sequence GTGGCAGCAATAGTTCCCAATCACCACTGGCAAATAACCTCTCCTTCCCCTGACGCCGTCGAGCCGCTTGCCGCCGCTGCTCAAGTACCACCGCTTATCGCTCAACTGCTCTATCAGCGCGGTTGCCGCACCCCCGAGGCAATTGATGAGTTTTTAAACCCTTCGGCATCTCGTCTGCACCGACCTGAGACACTGCCCGACATCGCCCGGGCAACAGAACGCATCATCGCCGCCTTGGAGAAAAAGGAACCAATCCTTGTCTATGGTGATTACGATGTTGACGGCGTCTGTGGCACCGCACTGCTGGTTAGCGCCTTAAAAAATTTAGGGGGAGAAGTACGCGCCTATCTGCCGCACCGCGCCAGCGAAGGCTACGGCGTATCTTTTGCCGGTATTGAATTCGCCCGCAACCACAACATCAGGCTGATTATCACCAACGATTGCGGCTCCTCAGACATTGAAGCCCTGAATCTGGCTCGGGCAGCAAAAATTGATGTCATCGTCACCGACCATCATGAAATTGGACCCCAGCCGCCGCCGGTGCTGGCATTTGTAAATCCCAAGCGCCCTGATTCCCGGTATCCATTTCGGGAACTCGCCGGTAGCGGCGTCGCCTTCAAACTTGCCTGGCATCTCCTTTCAACACTCGGTCGCTCCAAAGAAGAACTGATCGCCCTTCTTGACCTTGCCGGATTGGGAACAATCGCCGATGTTGTCCCGTTAATAGGTGAAAACCGGCTTATCGCCCGGCTCGGTCTTATCGCCCTTAACCAGACAACCCGTCCCGGAATCAGAATGCTTATTGAATCCAGCCGGCTGAAGTCAAAAGTTTTAACCGCCCGCGACATCGGTTTCGTCCTTGCCCCCCGCATCAACGCCGCCGGCCGTGTTGGTCATGCCCGGACCGCATTAGAACTGCTCCTTACCGAGGACGAAACTCGCGCCCGGACAATTGCCCGTGAACTGGAAATACTGAACCGCACCCGTCAGGCACTTGAGGACCAGATTATCAATGAAGCAAGCACCTTTATCGAGGCGGAAAAAATGGCGGAAAACCGCGTGCTGGTCCTGGCCCAGCCGGGTTGGAACGAAGGGGTAATTGGCATCGTTGCTGCTCGGCTGGTTGAACGGTTCTGGCGCCCCTGCATTATGATTGCCCTGAAAAAAGAAATCGGCAAAGGTTCAGGCCGTTCTGTGACTGGATTCAACCTTTATGAGGCACTGCACCACTGCTCAGAACACCTCGTCGCCTATGGCGGCCACCGCTACGCCGCCGGCTTAAAGATATTACCGGAAAGAGTACCCGACCTTCGGACCGCCCTCAACCGCTTTGCTGCCGAACTGCCGGAAGAGATTTTCCAACCCACTTTGCATATCGAAGCGGTCGCAAGTCTGAACGAGGTCGACGAAAATTTGCTCTCGCTCCTTGCCCGATTCGAACCGTTCGGGCCCGAGAACCCGGAACCGGTTTTTGCGTCACTTGGTTTAGAAGTGGTTGGCTATCCGCGCCGTGTTGGACGGGATAAAGCCCATCTGAAATTCCGGGTCCGTTCGGGTAATAAAGTCCTCGACGCCATTGCCTGGCAAAGAAGTGATGAACTGCTGAACCTCGAAATCGGCAAACCCGGTCACCTTGACATCTGTTATACCGTAACCCGGGACAGTTATGCGGGCCGCACCAAAGTCCAGTTAAATATTATCGATTTGAGAACAAAATAA
- the rpsG gene encoding 30S ribosomal protein S7: MARRGKFKVRTPAPDPRFNSILVARFINKLMWDGKKTVAQRIFYKALELAQERTGEDGYAVFQKAINNVKPVLEVRPRRVGGATYQIPMEVPPQRRDALAIKWIVESARGRSEHTMIERLAGELVDASRKQGGAVKKREDTHKMAEANRAFAHYRW; this comes from the coding sequence ATGGCGCGGCGCGGTAAATTTAAGGTGCGGACACCAGCACCGGACCCGCGATTTAATTCAATACTGGTGGCGCGATTTATCAACAAACTGATGTGGGATGGAAAGAAAACTGTTGCGCAGCGGATTTTCTACAAAGCTTTGGAGCTGGCACAGGAGCGTACCGGGGAAGATGGCTATGCGGTGTTTCAGAAGGCAATTAACAATGTGAAACCGGTGCTTGAGGTTCGACCCAGGCGGGTGGGCGGGGCAACCTACCAGATTCCAATGGAGGTGCCGCCGCAGCGTCGGGACGCCCTGGCGATAAAATGGATTGTTGAGTCCGCACGTGGTCGGAGTGAACACACAATGATTGAACGGCTGGCAGGAGAGTTGGTCGATGCCAGCCGAAAGCAGGGGGGCGCGGTTAAGAAACGGGAAGACACCCACAAGATGGCAGAAGCCAACCGTGCCTTTGCTCATTACCGCTGGTAA